Proteins from a single region of Segatella copri:
- the tilS gene encoding tRNA lysidine(34) synthetase TilS: MNKIENIVKKYIIHHAMFKWQTPYIVALSGGADSVALLLILKNIGLNISAAHCNFHLRGEESDRDEQFCVNLCQQQGISLSRIHFDTYAYAHLHKVSIEMAARNLRYSYFAQLVKDLHAGGICVAHHRDDNVETLLLNLLRGSGVDGLAGIAPKNGNILRPLLCISRQDILQYLKEKKQDFVTDSTNLEDDALRNKIRHHVVPLLESINPAASENIALTAKYIRQAKSILESMESISTTDSYRKVIYIPKVSVMNAPSPEFILHKELGRYGFHGNVIDDICESLFSQDRGVGKIWKNEDYMIVIDREQLLISNIKDLNNIQEPRAFRLPEEGIYNMDEGTQIKIRIFSHMGDFMPSKESQCITLDAEKVSFPLTYRLVKEGDRFQPFGMKGSKLLSDYMTDRKFDYIQKKTQHVLTDSKGEIIWLIGERTSEKTKITETTKKILEVIIK, from the coding sequence ATGAACAAAATTGAAAATATCGTCAAAAAATATATTATTCACCATGCTATGTTCAAGTGGCAAACACCATATATCGTTGCCTTGTCCGGAGGTGCCGATAGCGTTGCCCTATTGCTTATCTTGAAAAATATAGGACTGAATATTTCTGCTGCGCACTGTAACTTTCACCTTCGCGGCGAAGAGAGTGACAGAGACGAGCAATTTTGTGTAAATCTGTGCCAACAACAGGGAATCAGTTTGTCTCGAATCCATTTTGATACTTATGCTTATGCCCATTTGCACAAGGTTAGTATCGAAATGGCTGCACGCAACTTACGCTACAGCTATTTTGCCCAATTAGTAAAAGACTTGCATGCAGGAGGCATTTGTGTGGCCCATCATCGCGATGACAATGTAGAAACTTTACTTCTGAATCTGTTAAGAGGATCTGGAGTAGACGGATTAGCAGGCATCGCCCCCAAAAACGGAAATATTCTGCGCCCTCTTCTCTGCATCAGCCGACAGGATATATTGCAATACCTAAAAGAAAAAAAGCAAGATTTTGTCACAGATTCAACAAATTTGGAAGACGATGCTTTAAGAAATAAAATTCGCCATCATGTAGTACCTCTTTTAGAAAGTATCAACCCGGCAGCAAGTGAAAATATCGCTCTCACTGCCAAATACATACGCCAAGCGAAAAGTATACTTGAGAGCATGGAAAGCATCAGTACAACCGACTCTTATAGGAAAGTTATATATATACCTAAAGTATCTGTCATGAATGCTCCAAGTCCGGAATTCATACTCCATAAAGAATTAGGCAGATATGGTTTTCATGGCAATGTCATTGATGACATCTGTGAAAGCCTCTTCAGTCAGGATCGTGGTGTCGGTAAAATTTGGAAAAACGAAGACTATATGATAGTCATCGACAGAGAACAGCTGTTGATCTCTAACATAAAAGACTTGAATAACATTCAGGAGCCAAGAGCGTTCCGACTGCCAGAAGAAGGCATTTACAACATGGACGAAGGAACCCAAATCAAGATAAGAATCTTCTCGCATATGGGTGACTTCATGCCAAGCAAAGAATCGCAATGTATCACTTTGGATGCTGAAAAAGTCAGTTTTCCCCTCACCTACCGACTGGTAAAAGAAGGCGACAGATTTCAACCTTTCGGCATGAAGGGTAGCAAACTGTTGAGTGACTATATGACCGATAGGAAATTTGACTATATACAAAAGAAGACACAGCATGTATTAACTGATAGTAAAGGTGAAATCATCTGGCTTATCGGCGAACGTACGTCTGAAAAAACAAAGATTACCGAAACCACCAAGAAAATATTGGAGGTCATCATCAAATGA